The Calliphora vicina chromosome 3, idCalVici1.1, whole genome shotgun sequence genome contains a region encoding:
- the LOC135955591 gene encoding probable serine/threonine-protein kinase DDB_G0293958, with the protein MEWQDIVNKVRLIREEFDRSYKCLNVDRPTKEETVDKHFNILLHCLEEIRIVLNVNYERLTSAHKIAAEAFFHDVKNRITTLAAKKKIEIELPDTIHEKIKIETIFSNKDFKKHSKMTQTVVEFLNTASKLINDFDGKSENLRSFIDSLQLVDSIKGEHEAVAVSIIKTKLKGTARNYIENENTIIAIINKLNNSIKGESVEVLTAKIMNIKQNNKTANAYCSEIENLTKSLESAYIKTELASKYSTQVAVKALTKNCTIDKVKIIMEAGQFNTMNDAMSKFVNSCTEATGQQNAILHYRQNSNNYRGGYNRFRGRNNYPRNNDKNSNQNNNNNNRNNYNYRNRQNYNNNNRRNRNYVNAIENESDSENPNLPLGSTQ; encoded by the coding sequence ATGGAGTGGCAAGATATAGTGAACAAGGTTAGATTAATTAGAGAAGAATTTGACCGCTCATATAAGTGTCTAAATGTTGACAGACCAACTAAGGAAGAAACAGTAgacaaacattttaacattcttTTGCATTGTTTGGAGGAAATAAGAATAGTACTAAACGTAAATTATGAACGATTAACATCTGCACATAAAATTGCAGCAGAGGCATTTTTTCATGATGTCAAGAATAGAATAACAACATTAGCAGccaaaaagaaaattgaaattgaactTCCAGACACTATACATGAAAAGATAAAAATCGAaactatattttcaaataaagatttcaaaaaaCATTCCAAAATGACCCAAACAGTAGTAGAGTTTCTTAATACAGCTTCAAAGCTTATTAATGACTTTGATGGAAAGTCTGAAAACCTACGTTCTTTCATTGACTCATTGCAACTTGTAGATTCAATTAAGGGCGAACACGAAGCAGTTGCTGTAtccattattaaaacaaaattaaaaggaaCAGCaagaaattatattgaaaatgaaaacacaataATTGCAATTATAAATAAGCTAAATAATAGCATTAAAGGCGAATCAGTCGAGGTACTGACTGCCAAAATCATgaacattaaacaaaacaataaaactgCAAACGCATATTGCAgcgaaattgaaaatttgacaAAATCGCTAGAAAGTGCTTACATAAAAACAGAGTTAGCAAGCAAATACTCAACTCAAGTAGCTGTAAAAGCACTAACTAAAAATTGTACCATAGATAAGGTAAAAATTATCATGGAAGCAGGTCAATTCAATACTATGAATGATGCAATGAGCAAATTCGTAAATAGTTGTACAGAAGCAACTGGACAACAGAATGCAATACTTCATTATAGGCAAAACTCCAACAATTATCGTGGAGGATATAATAGATTTCGTGGAAGAAATAACTATCCACGAAACAATGACAAGAATAGCaatcaaaacaataacaacaataacagaaaTAATTACAACTACAGAAAcagacaaaattataataataataaccgtAGGAATAGAAACTACGTTAACGCAATCGAAAATGAAAGCGATTCGGAAAACCCGAATCTTCCCCTAGGATCAACTCAGTAA